Part of the Streptomyces sp. NBC_01460 genome, GACCAGGCCCTTCGGTCCCCCTCGGAGCGGGCTATTCTGCGCTCCATGGAGACGCCTGACAACGCCACTGAAGCATCCGCCGAAGCGCCCGCACCGACCGGAATCGCCGCCCAGGACTGGGCCACCGCGTCCGCCGACCCGCAGTACCACGCCGCGGTCGTGGACCTCCTCGGCGCGCTCGCCTACGGGGAGCTCGCGGCCTTCGAGCGTCTCGCGGAGGATGCCAAACTCGCGCCGACACTCGGTGACAAGGCCGCCCTGGCGAAGATGGCGTCCGCCGAATTCCACCACTTCGAGCAGCTGACCGACCGCCTCACGGCCGTCGAGGAGTCGCCCACCGCGGCCATGGAGCCGTTCGCCAAGCCGCTGGACGAGTTCCACCGCCAGACGGCCCCGTCCGACTGGCTGGAAGGGCTGGTCAAGGCGTACGTCGGTGACTCGATCGCCAGTGACTTCTACCGGGAGATCGCCGCCCGCCTGGACACGGACACGCGCTCCCTGGTCCTCTCCGTGCTCGACGACACGGGGCACGGGAACTTCGCGGTGGAGAAGGTACGGGCCGCCATCGAGGCGGAACCCAGGGTCGGCGGCAGGCTCGCGCTCTGGGCGCGCAGGCTGATGGGCGAGGCGCTCTCGCAGGCCCAGCGGGTGGTCGCCGACCGCGACGCCCTCTCGACGATGCTCGTGGGCGGCGTCGCGGACGGCTTCGACCTCGCCGAGGTCGGCAGGATGTTCTCCCGGATCACCGAGGCGCACACCAAGCGGATGGCCGCGCTCGGTCTCGCGGCCTGAGCGGACCGGCGGCGGGTCCTACTGGACCGCGGCCGACCGCACCCGGCGGCCGCCCCGCGGGCGGATCAGCAGGGACAGGGTCACCGCCCCGACCAGGACGGCGCCCAGGGGCGTCGCCAGGACATGGCCGGAGCCCAGCGTCGAATGCGTCAGATAGGCACCGAACAGGGCGCCCAGCCCGCCCGTGACGAACACCACGCGGGAGGACGGGAGCCGGCCGTGCAGCGTGTGGAGCGCGACCCAGGACAGGGCGAGTCCGAGCACGACGGAGCTGATGGATTCCCAGAGCACAGAGGGGTCACCTCGCTTGATGGCGCTGCGGTCGGTCGGTCGTAGGCCGTCTTACCCGGGGCCTGCGGAACACAACCCTCCTCCGCTCTCGGTGAACCCCACCGAGGGACGGACCGGAAGCAGGTCCGGAGGGGAAGAGGCGGAGGCCCGGCGGATGATTCCGCCGGGCCTCCACCTCTGCTGCCGCGTCGCGCGGGCTACAGCGCGCCGAATCCCACCCGCCGGGTGCTGGGCTCACCGATCTCCACGTAGGCGATCCGGTCGGCCGGCACCAGGACCTTGCGGCCCTTGTCGTCCGTGAGGCTGAGCAGCTGCGCCTTGCCGCTGAGCGCCTCGCCGACCGCGCTCTCGACCTCTTCGGCGGAAAGTCCGCTCTCCAGAACGATCTCGCGGGGCGTGTGCTGCACCCCGATCTTGACCTCCACGGCTATGTCCCTCCGACGGTCCGTCTCTGCGCGGTGAACCGCGCCGTACGCAGCACACATTAGCCCGGTGAAGGGACGGACCACGGGTCGACCGGCAACGCCCGCAGCGAACACCGGGCCTCGCGCCCGCCGGGGCTCAGTGCTGATCGACGCCGTGCAGGGGGAATCCCGCGATGCCCCGCCAGGCCAGCGACGTGAGCAGCTGCACGGCCGTGTCACGCGGAATGCTCGAGCGGCTGGAGAGCCAGTAACGCGCCACGACCTGGGAGACACCGCCGAGGCCGACCGCGAGCAGCATCGATTCGTCCTTGGACAGGCCCGTGTCTCCGGCGATGACGTCGGAGATGGCCTCCGCGCACTGCAGGGAGACCCGGTCGACCCTCTCGCGGACCGCCGGCTCGTTCGTCAGGTCCGACTCGAACACGAGGCGGAAGGCGCCGCCCTCGTCCTCCACGTACGCGAAGTAGGCGTCCATCGTCGCCTCGACGCGCATCTTGTTGTCCGTCGTCGACGCGAGCGCCGTGCGGACCGCCTGGAGCAGTGACTCGCAGTGCTGGTCGAGCAGGGCGAGGTAGAGCTCCAGCTTGCCCGGGAAGTGCTGGTAGAGCACCGGCTTGCTGACGCCCGCCCGCTCGGCGATGTCGTCCATCGCCGCGGAGTGGTAGCCCTGCGCGACGAAGACCTCCTGGGCGGCGCCCAGCAGCTGATTGCGTCGGGCACGGCGAGGCAGCCGGGTGCCCCGCGGGCGCGCCGCCTCTGTCTGCTCGATGGCTGTCACGCCGCCTCCCAATTTCGTGGTCGAACACAGTCGTACCGTGCACGCTGCGCCGTGGGGCCATCGTACTTTTGAGTAACCCGGGTGTGCGCGGCGCGGACGCAGAATTTCACGGACCGGACGGCTGCGGTAGCCGCAGATTCGTCGGCCCATGCCGCATAGCGGTGCGTTTTACCGGTAATCGTCCTCATCCTGTGTGATGACACGGGCCTGTTCGGCCGCATCCGCCTCGTTCGCGGTGCCGCGGTCGACGCCGCTGAGGGGTTCGTCGTGCTCCGGCAGGACGGGGGCCTGCTGTTCGGCGCTGTCGGCTTCCGGGGCTTCCGGGTCCGGTTCGTCCGGCTGGGGGTCCTCGAAGGTCTCCGGGTCGCTCGGGTCGACCGTCATGATGGCTCCCTTCCTTCCCTTGCAGCCTAGGAGCAACCCCGCAGGGGCGCTATGCGGCCTGTGACCGCGAACACATGAACCACCGCGTGATCGTCTCGTAACATTGCCGCATGTCTTCGACCGAGCTGCCCGGTATCCAGGCCGCCGCCGCCGCCGCGGTGGCTCCCACGGTCAGTGCCGTCAGGGTCGCCGAGGGGGAGAAGCTGCGTTCCGTCGCGCTGCCCGGCCTCACCCTGAGCGTCCGCTCCCGTCCGGCGGAGACGGCGGCACCGGCCCCCGCCCTCTTCGTGCACGGACTGGGCGGCTCCTCCCAGAACTGGTCGGCCCTGATGCCGCTGCTGGCGGACACCCTCGACAGCGAGGCGGTCGACCTGCCCGGCTTCGGGGACTCCCCGCCGCCGGACGACGGCAACTACTCGGTCACCGGACACGCCCGGGCGGTGATCCGGCTGCTCGACGCCGGCCGGCGCGGGCCCGTCCACCTTTTCGGTAACTCCCTGGGTGGCGCCGTCGCCACCCGGGTCGCGGCCGTCCGGCCCGATCTGGTGCGCACCCTCACGCTGATCTCCCCGGCCCTGCCCGAGATCCGGGTCCAGCGGCCGGCCGTGCCGACCGCCCTGCTCGCACTCCCGGGCGTCGCATCCCTGTTCGCCCGGCTCACCCATGACTGGACCGCCGAACAGCGCACCCGCGGTGCCATGGCACTCTGTTACGGCGATCCGGCACGAATCTCCGACGAAGCCTTCCGTCACGCGGTGGCCGAGATGGAGCGACGGCTGGAGCTGCCGTACTTCTGGGACGCCATGACGCGCTCGGCACGGGGCATCGTCGATGCCTACACGCTGGGAGGACAGCACGGGCTGTGGCGCCAGGCCGAGCGGGTGCTCGCACCGACCCTGCTGGTGTACGGCGGACGGGACCAGCTCGTCTCGTACCGGATGGCACGCAGGGCGTCCGCGGCCTTCCGCGACTCGCGCCTGCTGACACTGCCCGACGCCGGGCACGTGGCGATGATGGAGTACCCGGAGACGATCGCCCAGGCTTTCCGGGAACTGCTCGACGAACGTGGTGGGAGCTGATCCGGGGCGTGGGACGACACAGCCGAAAAGGCCCCGAGGCCAGAGAGCGCGAGACCGGGGCCGCGGCCGGAGCCGGTGCGGAGCGCGGTACCGGCAGGCGCGGGCGGGATTCCGCCACGCCGCCCCCGCGGGAGGCGCACGGCCCCTTCCGCGACGCTCCGCAGGTGCGGGGCGGACACCCCGAGCAGCGTGAGCCCGGCGGTGGCTGGGGGACCGCGCCGCAGCCGCCGCACGACAGCCGGCGGGATCCGGCGGGTCCGGGGGGCCAGGACGTCTTCCGCGCCCGGCAGGCCGCCATGGCCAGGCAGCAGGCGGCCCAGCAGGAGGCGGAGCGCCGTACCCCAGGGCCGCGGTCCGGCGGCGCCGCTCTGATACCGGGCCCGCGCAGGGAGTTCCTGGAAGCGTTCGACACGACGGCTTCGCACCCCGCGCCGCCGGTCCCGCCCGAGGACACGACCCCGGCCTCTCCCGAGCCGGACGGGGCCGACGGAGGCCAGGGCGACGGGCGCACGCGTGCGCCGAAGGGCGGCAAGGGCCGCACCTTCACCGGGATCGCGGCCGCCGCCGTGACCACGGTCCTCGCTGTCGTGGTGGCCGGGCAGGTGGCACAGGACCCCGGGAGCACGGGCGACGGTCCGCAGCCCTCCGGCGTCGACCGGCAGGACTCGGAGGACGCCTCCCGCTCGGTGGACCGCCCCACCCCCCGGATGCAGCGGCAGGAGGTCAAGACCCTCTCGTACGCGCAGAAGATGGCCACCGCCTTCCCGCTGGCAGCGGACCTGAAGGGCTCCGGGTCGTTCGAGGCGGTCGCTGGGCTGGCGAAGGCGCCCGGCAAGGGGCGCATGTACCGGTACCGGATCGACGTCGAGAAGGGACTCGGCCTCGACACCGGGCTGTTCGCCGAAGCCGTGCAGAAGACGCTGAACGACGACCGCAGCTGGGCGCACAACGGTGCCATGACCTTCGAGCGGATCTCCTCCGGCGAACCCGATTTCGTGATCACCCTCGCGAGTCCGGGGACCACCGGGGTCTGGTGCGAGAAGTCCGGCCTGGACACCACGGAGGACAACGTCTCCTGCGACTCGGCCGCCACGGACCGCGTGATGATCAACGCGTACCGGTGGGCGCAGGGGGCCTCGACCTTCGGCAAGGACAAGCTCCTGGCCTACCGTCAGATGCTGATCAACCACGAGGTCGGCCACCGGCTGGGACACAACCATGTGAGCTGCCGCACTCCGGGAGCCCTGGCGCCCGTGATGCAGCAGCAGACCAAGACCCTGGACATCGACGGCATCAAGTGTCGGCCCAACCCCTGGGTCCATCCCGGAAGTTGACCGGTGAGGGAGGCGCCCTGTCCGCAATGTGGGACGGGCGTCTCACTGCGCGTTGACATCGGGGGAGGGGTCGTTCATATTTCTCCGCATGTCACGCAGCCCCGCATCCTCCGAGCGCGCCGCCCTTGAGCTGGCGCTCCTCGGCGTGGCCGGGCACTGCGTAGCCGACATTCTCTGTCGCTGACGCCTGCTCGAGCGCGCGTCGGCCTCCCCGACGAGCCCCTTCCGGGCTCCTCGGGCCGTTTCTCCGCCGCGCCCGGGCGTACTCCGTCCGCAGGCGCGGCATTTCGGTATCCGGTTCCCCTCCCCGCACCGGGGCGGGACCGGCTGCGTCCGTGCGGACCTGCTCCCTCCTCCCCGCCGCAGCACACCGAGAGGTCATCTTCCGATGAGTCAGCCGTCCGTCATATCGCGCCGCGTGGCAACCACCGCCGCCGTCAGTCTCGCCCTGGTCGCCGGCCTCGCGGCCTGCGCCGGGCCCAAGGACGACGGGGAGAGCGGCGGCGGGTCCGGCGCCTCGGGCAAGCCGCAGAAGGGGGGCACCCTCACGGTCCTCAACAGCAACCCGCAGGAGGACTTCGACCCGGCGCGGCTCTACACCTCCGGCGGCGGCAACGTCCCCTCCCTCGTCTTCCGCACGCTCACCACCCGCAACCGTGAGAACGGCGCGGCCGGCGCCGAGGTCGTCCCCGACCTCGCCACCGACCTGGGCACGCCCAGCAAGAACGCCACCGTCTGGACGTACACCCTGAAGGACGGGCTGAAGTACGAGGACGGCACCGCGATCACCAGCGCGGACATCAAGTACGGCATCGAGCGGTCCTTCGCCGCCGAACTCTCCGGCGGCGCGCCCTACCTGCGCGACTGGCTGATCGGCGGGGCCGACTACCAGGGCCCGTACAAGGACAAGAAGGGCCTCGACTCGATCGAGGTGCCGGACGACAAGACCATCGTCTTCCACCTGAACAAGCCCGAGGGCGAGTTCCCCTACCTCGCCACCCAGACCCAGACGACCCCGGTGCCCCAGGCCAAGGACACGGGCACCAAGTACGAGGAGCACCCGGTCTCCTCGGGCCCGTACAAGGTCGTGTCGAACGAGAACGACGGTGAGCGGCTCGTCCTGGAGCGCAATCCGCACTGGTCCGCCGCCACGGACGAGGAGCGCAAGGCCTACCCGGACAGGATCGACGTCCGCTCCGGCCTGGACTCCGCCGTCATCAACCAGCGTCTCTCCGCCTCCCAGGGCGCCGACGCGGCCGCCGTCACCACCGACACCAACCTCGGCCCGGCCGAGCTCGCCAAGGTGTCGGGTGACAAGAAGCTCGCCGCCCGCGTCGGCACCGGCCGCTTCGGCTACACGAACTACATCGCCTTCAACCCGAAGGTGAAGCCGTTCGACGACCCGAAGGTGCGGCAGGCGATCTCCTACGCCGTCGACCGCTCCTCGGTGATCAACGCGGCGGGCGGCTCGTCCCTGGCCGAGCCGGCCACCACCTACCTGCCGAACCAGAAGTCCTTCGGCTACACGGCCTACGACCACTTCCCGGCGGGCGAGACCGGCAACGCGGCGAAGGCCAAGGAGCTGCTGAAGGAGGCCGGTCACCCGAACGGCCTGAAGGTCACCCTCACGCACTCCAACGACAAGGACTTCGAGACCAGCCCGGAGATCGCCACGGCTCTCCAGGCCGCCCTCAAGAAGGCGGGCATCACCGTCGAGCTGAAGGGGCTGGAGGGCAACGACTACTCCGACACCATCCACAGCGCGTCCAAGGAGCCGGGCTTCTTCCTCGCCCACTGGGGTGCCGACTGGCCCTCGGGCGGCCCGTTCCTCGCGCCGATCTTCGACGGACGGCAGATCGTGAAGGACGGTGCCAACTTCAACACCGGCTTCCTGAACGACGCCTCGGTCAACAAGGAGATCGACGAGATCAACAAGCTCACCGACCTGGACGCCGCCGCCCGGCGCTGGGGCGCCCTCGACAAGAAGATCGGTGAGCAGGCGCTGACCGTGCCGCTCTTCCACCCGGTCTACAAGCGGCTCTTCGGCCAGGACGTCAAGAACGTCGTCATCAGCGACTGGACCGGCGTTCTCGACATCTCCCAGGCCGCGGTCAAGTAGTCATGTCGGAAGCACTTCTGGTCCAGGAGGCGGGAGCGGCGCCGGTCGCCGCCCCCGCCTCGGGGGCCCGGCAGTTCTGGCGGCGGCTGCGCGCACAGCGCGCGGCCGCCGTCGCGGCGGTCGTGGTCCTCCTGCTCCTCCTGACCGCGATCGGAGCGCCGCTGTTCGCCGCGCTCGCGGGACAGGACCCCCAGACCTACCACCCCGACCTCGTCGACTCGGCGGCCGGCGGGGTCCCCATCGGCTCCTTCGGGGGCATCAGCGCGGACCACTGGCTGGGCGTCGAACCCCAGACGGGCCGCGACCTCTTCGCCCGCGTCGTGTACGGGGCCCGGGTCTCGCTCGGCGTCGCCGTCGCGGCCACCGTCCTCCAGGTCACCATCGGCGTGATCGTGGGGCTGGCGGCAGCCCTCGGCAGCCGCTGGGTCGACCAGGTCCTCAGCCGGATCACCGACATCAACGTCGCCCTGCCGCTCATGGTCATCGCCCTGGGGCTGCTCGCGATCGTGCCGCCCTCCTTCCCCCGGCCCGTGCTGATCGCCCTGGTCATCGGCGGCATCAACTGGGCCGGCACGTCCAAGATCGTCCGGGCCCAGGCGCTCGCCCTGAAGTCCCTCGACTTCGTCTCCGCCGCGCAGCTGGCCGGACGCGGACGCTGGAGCATCGCCCGGCGGGAACTGCTGCCCTCGCTCGCCGCGCCCGTCATCACCTACGCCGCGCTGCTCTTCCCCGTCAACATCACGGTGGAGGCCGCCCTGTCCTTCCTCGGGGTCGGCATCAAACCGCCCACCCCGTCCTGGGGGCAGATGCTCACGGAGGCCGACACCTGGTACCAGTCGGCCCCCACCTACCTCCTGATCCCCGCCGGGCTGCTCTTCGTGACCGTGCTCGCCCTGACCGTCCTCGGTGAAGGCGTCCGCACGGCACTCGACCCGCGGGCCGCCTCCCGGTTGCGGATCGGCACCGGGCGCGAGAAGCGCGCGGAACGCACGAAGGAGCAGACGTCGTGACCGGGTTCCTCCTGCGGCGGCTCGGCGGCGCCGTCTTCGTCCTCCTCTCCCTGACCGTCATCCTGTACGCGGTCTTCTACGTGGCCCCCGGCGACGTCGCCCAGATCGCCTGCGGTCCGCGCTGCTCACCCGCCCAGGTCGCCCAGGTCACCGAGCAGCTCCGGCTCGACGACCCGGTGTACACGCAGTACTGGCATTTCCTCCAGGGCATCGTCGCCGGGCGGGACTTCTCCACCGGCACGGGCACGGACCACTGCCCCGCGCCCTGCCTCGGGGTGTCCTACCAGAGCGACCAGCAGGTCACGCGGCTGATCCTGACCAAGCTGCCGGTCACCGGCTCGCTCGTCATCGGGGCGTTCGTCCTGTGGATCCTGCTCGGCGTCGGTACGGGCGTGCTGTCCGCCTGGCGGCGGGGCCGGATCACCGAGCGGGTCCTCACCTGGCTCACCCTGGCCGGGACGGCCACGCCCGTCTTCGTCATCGGGCTGCTGCTCATCATCGTCTTCTGCTCCACACTCCAGTGGCTGCCGTCGCCGACGTACGTGCCGTTCACCGAGGACCCCGAGCAGTGGGCCTGGGGTCTCCTGCTGCCCTGGGTCTCCCTGGCGCTCATCGAGTCCGCCAAGTACGCGCGGCTGACCAGGAGCTCCATGCTGGAGACGCTTGCCGAGGACCACGTGCGCACCTTCCGCGCGTACGGCGTCGGCGAACGCGCCGTCATCGGGCGGCACGCCCTGCGCGGCGCCCTCGCCCCGGTGATCGCGCTCAGCGCGCTCGACGTCGGCTCCATGTTCGGCGGCGCGGTCCTCACCGAGTCCCTCTTCGGGATCCCGGGCATCGGGCGCGAACTGGTCCACGCCGTCAAGGTCGTCGACCTGCCCGTGGTCGTCGGCATGGTGCTGGTGACCGGTTTCTTCGTGGTGCTCGCCAATGCCGTCGCGGACATGCTGTACGCGCTGGCCGACCGACGGGTGGTCCTGTCATGACAACACCGCTGGTCCAGGTCGAGGACCTCACCGTCGACTTCGGCGACGTCCGGGCCGTGGACGGGCTCTCCTTCACGCTGGAGGCGGGCGCGGCCCTCGGCGTCGTCGGCGAGTCCGGCTCCGGCAAGAGCGCGTCGGCGTCCGCCCTGCTCGGACTCCACCGGGGCACGGGAGCCCGGGTCACCGGCACCGTCCGGGTCGCCGGCACCGACGTGGGCGCCGCGGACGAGGCAGGGCTGCGGGCCCTGCGGGGGGCGAAGGCGGCGATGGTCTTCCAGGACCCGCTGTCCTCGCTCGACCCGTACTACGCGGTCGGCGACCAGATCGCCGAGGTGTACCGGGTGCACAACTCCGTCTCCCGCCGGGCGGCGCGGGCCAGGGCCGTCGAGGTCCTGGACCGGGTCGGCATCCCGGACGCGGCGCGCCGCGCCCGGTCCCGGCCGCACGAGTTCTCCGGGGGGATGCGGCAGCGGGCCCTCATCGCGATGGCCCTGGCCTGCGAGCCCCGGCTCATCGTGGCGGACGAGCCGACCACCGCCCTCGACGTCACCGTGCAGGCCCAGATCCTGGACCTGCTGCACGACCTGCGCCGCGAGACGGGCATGGGCCTGCTGCTGGTCACCCACGACGTGGGCGTCGCCGCGGAGAGCGTGGACGACATCCTGGTGATGCGGCACGGCCGCGCGGTGGAGCGGGGCCCGGTCGCCGAGGTGCTGGGCGCGCCCCGGGAGCCGTACACCCGCGAGCTCCTGGCGTCGGTACCCCGGATCGACGAGAAGCGGGCCCACGTCCCGGGCCCGAGGACGGCGTCCCCGGACGCCGTGCCGCTCCTCGAAGCCGTCGGCCTCCGGCGTGAGTTCGGCCGGGGCGCCGGCCGGGTCACCGCGGTGGACGGGGTCTCGCTCACCGTCCACGCCGGGGAGACGCTCGGCATCGTGGGGGAGAGCGGCAGCGGCAAGACGACCCTCGGGCGCATGCTCGTACGGCTGCTCGACCCGACGGACGGCGGGCTCCGGTACGGGGGACGGGAGATCGGCTCGCTGCCGGAGCGGGAGATCCGTCCGTTCCGCCGGGAGCTCCAGATGGTCTTCCAGGATCCCGTCGCCTCGCTCAACCCGCGCCGCTCGATCGGTGAGTCCGTGGCGGATCCGCTCCGCGCGGCGGGGGAGACCGACGAGTCCCGGATCCGGGACCGGGTGCGCGAACTGCTGGAGCGGGTCGGGCTCGACGCCGGGCGGTACGAGCGCCATCCGCACGAGTTCAGCGGCGGGCAGCGCCAGCGGATCGGCATCGCGCGTGCGCTCGCCGCCGAGCCCCGGCTGATCGTCTGCGACGAGCCGGTCTCCGCGCTCGACGTCACGACCCAGGCCCAGGTGATCTCCCTGCTCGCGGAGCTCCAGCGGGAGCTGGGCATCGGGCTCGTCTTCATCGCCCACGACCTGGCCGTCGTACGGCAGGTCAGTGACCGCGTGGCGGTGATGCGGCAGGGCCGCATCGTCGAGCAGGGCGCCGTCGACGAGGTCTACGGATCGCCCCGCGACCCGTACACGAAGCAGCTCCTGGCAGCGGTACCCGCCCTCGATCCGGCGCGTGCCGCGGAACGCCGGGCGACCCGCGCGGAGCTGGCCGCAGCCTGACGCAGCGTCACTGAAGCCCCGCAGTTCGCAACAGAACGCGACTGGAGCGGGAAAGTTACGCCGGTTCACCCCTTTCGGTGGTGCGACGGACAACCGTCCGTCGCACCACCTCTGTATCCGCATACGGTCGTCCCGCTGTGAGTCGCCGATCAACGGCGGCTGCCCACAAGGGAGATCGGGGGTGTGCTCGTGCGGATCGGACTCCTCACGGACGGTGGTTATCCGTATGCGACCGGTGAGTCCAGACTCTGGTGCGACCGCCTGGTGCGCGGTCTGCCCCAGCACGAGTTCGACCTCTTCGCGCTCAGCCGCTCCGCCGACCAGGAACAACAGGGCTGGGTCCGGCTCCCCGACCGGATCGGGCGGGTGCGTACGGCGCCGATGTGGACACACGGGGAGGACGCCCGGCACCCCGGCCGCCCCAGAGGCGTCACCGGCAGACTCGCCACCGGCCTCGGGCGCGCGTACGGGCGCCGGGACAGGCGGCGCTTCACGGCGCATGTGACGGCGCTCGTCGGGGCGGTCCGCGCGGGTACGGAGACCGGGGCGGAATCCGACGGCGCGGACGTCGCGGCGGCGTCCGGCCTCTTCACGGACGGCCTCTACGGCCTCGCCGAACTGGCCCGGGAGGGGGGCGGGCTGCGGACGGCCCTGCGCTCCGAGACGACCGTACGCATCGTGGAGTCGGCCTGCCGCGCTCCGGGGACGGGGAGGACGGTCCACAGCGCGACCGTGCCCGACTACCTCGCCTTCGCGACGGAGCTGGAGCGCGCCCTGCGCCCCCTCTCCCTCGACTGGTACGACGAGGACGCGCTCGGCGAGGTCGACCTCTGCCATGCCGCCTCCGGCGGCGCGGCGGCCCTCCCGGGACTGCTGGCCAAACGCTTCTTCGGCGTACCGCTGCTGGTCACGGAGCACGGGGTGCCGCTGCGGGCCCACTACCTCACGGCGCCCGAAGCGGCGCCCGGCGCGCCCGTGCGCGCCCTGCTGGCCAACTTCCACGGGCTGCTCGCCTCCGAGGTGTACCGGCAGGCCGCGCTCATCACCCCCGGCAACACCCATGTGCGCCGCTGGCAGGAGCGGTTCGGTGCCGACCGCGGCAAGCTCCGCACGGTCTACCCGGGCATGGAGGCGGAGCGCTTCCGGGCCGTGGGCGATGCCGACGACGGGGGCGGACCCGGCACGCTCGTGTGGATCGGACGGATCGAACCCTCCAAGGACCTGATCGCCCTGCTCCACGCGTTCGCCGAGGTGCGCAGGGCCGAACCGGGCGCCAGGCTGCGGATCTTCGGCGCTCCGGTCCAGGAGGGCGAGGGCGGGACCTACCTGGCCCACTGCAGGGCCCTCGCCGCCCAGCTCTTCCCCGACGAGGCCGCCGACGCCCATGCCGAGGGCGGCACCCCGGTCACCTTCGAGGAGATCGGCGGCCCCGAGGTGCCCGACCTCGCCGAGGCCTACGCCGCCGGCGGAGTCGTCGTGCTCTCCAGCGTCGTCGAGGGCTTTCCCATCAGCCTGGTGGAAGCGATGTTCTGCGGCCGGGCCACCGTCTCGACGGACGTGGGAGCCGTGGTCGAGGTCGTCGGCGGTACCGGACTGGTGGTGCCCCCGCGCAATCCACGGGCGCTCGCCGACGCCTGCGTCGCGCTCCTGCGCGACCCCGAGCGCCGTGCGCGCCTGGGCGCGGCAGCGCGTGCCAGGGCACTCGAACTCTTCACCGTCGAGCAGAACCTCACGGCGTTCCGAGGGATCTACCTGGACCTGGTGGGGCACGCCCCCGCCCGGTGGGCCTCCCCGGCCGGCTCCCGGGACCACACCGGCCCGCCGCGCCCCTTCGCCACACCCCCGGAGGCCCATGTGCGGGGAGCCCTGCTCCCGGAGCCGGTCTCCGCGGGTGTCCGTGCGCCCCGGGTGCCGAGCTGGGCCGTCGGCGCGGAGGGCGTGTGCGCGGGCGCACGCGGTGCGGGGGACGGCGATGCGTGACGAGACGAGCGGCCACGACCACGGAGGAGCCCCGATGGGCAGACCGACGGACCCCCC contains:
- a CDS encoding ABC transporter permease yields the protein MSEALLVQEAGAAPVAAPASGARQFWRRLRAQRAAAVAAVVVLLLLLTAIGAPLFAALAGQDPQTYHPDLVDSAAGGVPIGSFGGISADHWLGVEPQTGRDLFARVVYGARVSLGVAVAATVLQVTIGVIVGLAAALGSRWVDQVLSRITDINVALPLMVIALGLLAIVPPSFPRPVLIALVIGGINWAGTSKIVRAQALALKSLDFVSAAQLAGRGRWSIARRELLPSLAAPVITYAALLFPVNITVEAALSFLGVGIKPPTPSWGQMLTEADTWYQSAPTYLLIPAGLLFVTVLALTVLGEGVRTALDPRAASRLRIGTGREKRAERTKEQTS
- a CDS encoding DUF3152 domain-containing protein; the protein is MGRHSRKGPEARERETGAAAGAGAERGTGRRGRDSATPPPREAHGPFRDAPQVRGGHPEQREPGGGWGTAPQPPHDSRRDPAGPGGQDVFRARQAAMARQQAAQQEAERRTPGPRSGGAALIPGPRREFLEAFDTTASHPAPPVPPEDTTPASPEPDGADGGQGDGRTRAPKGGKGRTFTGIAAAAVTTVLAVVVAGQVAQDPGSTGDGPQPSGVDRQDSEDASRSVDRPTPRMQRQEVKTLSYAQKMATAFPLAADLKGSGSFEAVAGLAKAPGKGRMYRYRIDVEKGLGLDTGLFAEAVQKTLNDDRSWAHNGAMTFERISSGEPDFVITLASPGTTGVWCEKSGLDTTEDNVSCDSAATDRVMINAYRWAQGASTFGKDKLLAYRQMLINHEVGHRLGHNHVSCRTPGALAPVMQQQTKTLDIDGIKCRPNPWVHPGS
- a CDS encoding DUF3107 domain-containing protein, coding for MEVKIGVQHTPREIVLESGLSAEEVESAVGEALSGKAQLLSLTDDKGRKVLVPADRIAYVEIGEPSTRRVGFGAL
- a CDS encoding ferritin-like fold-containing protein, whose product is METPDNATEASAEAPAPTGIAAQDWATASADPQYHAAVVDLLGALAYGELAAFERLAEDAKLAPTLGDKAALAKMASAEFHHFEQLTDRLTAVEESPTAAMEPFAKPLDEFHRQTAPSDWLEGLVKAYVGDSIASDFYREIAARLDTDTRSLVLSVLDDTGHGNFAVEKVRAAIEAEPRVGGRLALWARRLMGEALSQAQRVVADRDALSTMLVGGVADGFDLAEVGRMFSRITEAHTKRMAALGLAA
- a CDS encoding TetR/AcrR family transcriptional regulator, whose product is MTAIEQTEAARPRGTRLPRRARRNQLLGAAQEVFVAQGYHSAAMDDIAERAGVSKPVLYQHFPGKLELYLALLDQHCESLLQAVRTALASTTDNKMRVEATMDAYFAYVEDEGGAFRLVFESDLTNEPAVRERVDRVSLQCAEAISDVIAGDTGLSKDESMLLAVGLGGVSQVVARYWLSSRSSIPRDTAVQLLTSLAWRGIAGFPLHGVDQH
- a CDS encoding ABC transporter substrate-binding protein codes for the protein MSQPSVISRRVATTAAVSLALVAGLAACAGPKDDGESGGGSGASGKPQKGGTLTVLNSNPQEDFDPARLYTSGGGNVPSLVFRTLTTRNRENGAAGAEVVPDLATDLGTPSKNATVWTYTLKDGLKYEDGTAITSADIKYGIERSFAAELSGGAPYLRDWLIGGADYQGPYKDKKGLDSIEVPDDKTIVFHLNKPEGEFPYLATQTQTTPVPQAKDTGTKYEEHPVSSGPYKVVSNENDGERLVLERNPHWSAATDEERKAYPDRIDVRSGLDSAVINQRLSASQGADAAAVTTDTNLGPAELAKVSGDKKLAARVGTGRFGYTNYIAFNPKVKPFDDPKVRQAISYAVDRSSVINAAGGSSLAEPATTYLPNQKSFGYTAYDHFPAGETGNAAKAKELLKEAGHPNGLKVTLTHSNDKDFETSPEIATALQAALKKAGITVELKGLEGNDYSDTIHSASKEPGFFLAHWGADWPSGGPFLAPIFDGRQIVKDGANFNTGFLNDASVNKEIDEINKLTDLDAAARRWGALDKKIGEQALTVPLFHPVYKRLFGQDVKNVVISDWTGVLDISQAAVK
- a CDS encoding alpha/beta fold hydrolase → MSSTELPGIQAAAAAAVAPTVSAVRVAEGEKLRSVALPGLTLSVRSRPAETAAPAPALFVHGLGGSSQNWSALMPLLADTLDSEAVDLPGFGDSPPPDDGNYSVTGHARAVIRLLDAGRRGPVHLFGNSLGGAVATRVAAVRPDLVRTLTLISPALPEIRVQRPAVPTALLALPGVASLFARLTHDWTAEQRTRGAMALCYGDPARISDEAFRHAVAEMERRLELPYFWDAMTRSARGIVDAYTLGGQHGLWRQAERVLAPTLLVYGGRDQLVSYRMARRASAAFRDSRLLTLPDAGHVAMMEYPETIAQAFRELLDERGGS
- a CDS encoding Ms4533A family Cys-rich leader peptide, with the translated sequence MSRSPASSERAALELALLGVAGHCVADILCR
- a CDS encoding ABC transporter permease — protein: MTGFLLRRLGGAVFVLLSLTVILYAVFYVAPGDVAQIACGPRCSPAQVAQVTEQLRLDDPVYTQYWHFLQGIVAGRDFSTGTGTDHCPAPCLGVSYQSDQQVTRLILTKLPVTGSLVIGAFVLWILLGVGTGVLSAWRRGRITERVLTWLTLAGTATPVFVIGLLLIIVFCSTLQWLPSPTYVPFTEDPEQWAWGLLLPWVSLALIESAKYARLTRSSMLETLAEDHVRTFRAYGVGERAVIGRHALRGALAPVIALSALDVGSMFGGAVLTESLFGIPGIGRELVHAVKVVDLPVVVGMVLVTGFFVVLANAVADMLYALADRRVVLS